AGGTCACGAACGTGAAAAATATGCCGACGAGTAAATTGCAATCAGAAAAAAACGCAATTGTTCTTGCTGAAGAAAAAGTTTTAGATTTTTGGCGCGCCAAAAAGATTTTTCAAAAATCTCTCGAAGCACGAAAGAATGCCGAGCGGTATGTTTTTTATGATGGCCCGCCTTTTGCGACCGGCACTCCGCACTATGGCCACATCCTTGCCAGCGCCATTAAAGATGCTGTGCCACGTTACCAAACGATGCGGGGCAAGTACGTCGAGCGCCGTTGGGGGTGGGATACGCATGGTTTACCGATCGAGAACATAGTTGAGCGAAAACTTGCAATTTCGGGTCGAAAAGAAATCGAAAAAATTGGCATTGGAAAGTTTAACACAGCCGCCCGCGCGCAAGTGCTTGAGTATGCGCGGGAATGGAAAAAAACAATCGAACGCATGGCGCGTTGGGTTGATTTCGATGGTTCCTATAAAACAATGGATAACAGTTACATCGAGTCAGTCTGGTGGGCGTTTAGTCAGCTTTATGACAAGGGTCTTATTTATGAGAGCACGCGTGTTCTACCTTATTGTCCACGTTGTGAAACTCCAGTGGCTCAATCTGAAATTGCAATGGATAACAGCTACAAGAAAATTAGCGATCTTTCAGTCTATGTCGCGCTTGAACTTAGCGACCGTCCGGGCACGTATCTAGTGGTCTGGACAACGACGCCTTGGACCTTGCCGGGCAATACTGCGGTTGCAATTGGTAGCGACATCGACTATGTGCTTGTCGAGCAAGGCCATAAACAGTATTTTGTCGCGGTTTTTGCGAAAGAAAAACTTTTTCCAAATTCAAGCGTGATCGAGCAAAAACGCGGGCGTGACCTTGTGGGTCTCTCATATAAACCGCCCTTTGACTATTATTTGGAGCGAGAATTTCCCAACAAAAAAAATGCTTGGAAAATCTACGCCGCTTCATTTATAAGCAATCAAACGGGGAGTGGACTCGTGCATATTGCTCCGGCTTTTGGCGAAGAAGATATGGAGCTTGCGCGCACCAAAAACTTACCGTCTATTTGGCACGTGACAGGGCAGGGTAAATTCGCGCTCGAAGTCAAAGATTTTGCCGGTTTCGATGTTAAACCTAAAAACAATCATCAGCGCACTGATGTGGAAATTATCAAATATCTATTCGCAAAAGAAATCCTGTTTAAAAAAGAAATCGTTATTCACCCTTATCCGCATTGTTATCGTTGTGAAACGCCGCTTTATTACTATGCAATTCCAGCCTGGTTTGTGAAGATTCAGGCAGCTAAGCCGCGACTTGAAGAGCTCAATGAAAAAATTCACTGGGTGCCAACTCATCTCAAGCATGGCCGTTTCCTAAAAAGTATGCGTGAGGCGCCTGATTGGAATATCTCGCGCAATCGTTACTGGGCTTCTCCACTTCCAATTTGGAAGTGTCCAAATAGTCATCTCACGATCGTTAGATCTATAGCGCATCTGCGAGAATTAAGCGGCTTAGAATTGTCTGATTTGCATCGTCCGCATATCGATGCTGTCACTTTTGCCTGTCCTACGTGTCAGACAGAAACCAAACGTGTCCCAGAGGTTTTTGATTGTTGGTTTGAATCCGCCTCAATGCCATTTGCGGCCGTCCACTATCCTTTTGAAAACAAAGATTGGTTTAAAGCCAATTTCCCGGCCGACTTTGTCGTTGAATATATTGCACAAACCCGTACTTGGTTTTACTACATGCATGTTTTATCGACACTTTTATTCGACGAAGCGCCGTTCCGCCACGTGGTCACGACGGGTAATGTTTTAGCGCAAGACGGTCAGAAAATGTCAAAATCAAAACAAAATTTTCCTAATCCTTGGCAGATTTTTGATACCTATGGCGCGGATGCTCTTCGTTATTATCTCTTGGCCTCGCCGCTCATGAAGGCGGAGGATCTGAACTTTTCCGAAACAGGTGTCCTAGAAATTTACAAGCGTAACTTTCTTCGACTCAAAAATGTTCTTTCATTCTATTCTCTCTATCCTGCTGAAATTGAGGGCCAAGCGCCAAACGCACAATCAGCTAATATTCTTGATATTTGGATTTTGGAGCGTCTTCAGGAAAGCGTAAGCTTAATTACGAATGCCATGGAGCATTACGAGTTGGATTCAGCATTTAGGCCGGTCGAAACTTTGGTTGATGATCTTTCGGTTTGGTACCTGCGTCGTTCGCGGGAACGCTTAAAAGATGATTCTCCTGGCGCTCGGCTTACTTTAAGAGAGGCTCTGCTTAAAATGAGCCTGCTCTTGGCGCCTTTTGTGCCTTTTATCGCAGAAGAAATTTTTTTACAACTGCGTAGTCCAAAAGACTCGGAAAGTGTGCACCTAGCTGACTGGCCAGTCAGTCGCTCGGTCGATCAAAAAATTCTTGATCAGATGGCAACGATTCGTCAGGCGGTCTCGCTTGGGCTCGAAAAGCGGAGTGCGCTCAATCTTCGCGTTCGTCAGCCTTTAAGTTCGGCTAAAATTATGGGTCTGCCTTTTAAATTAAACGAACATTATGCAGAATTAATGCGAGCTGAACTTAATGTTCAAAATCTCGAATGGCACACCGGCGAAAAACTAACCGTTGAACTTAACCCACTCCTCACCGACGAGCTTCGTGTTGAGGGTTTAACGCGCGATCTTATCCACGCCATTCAAATTCTTCGTAAAAATGCTCAACTTAAACCCAACGAACAAGTGCTCATCGCAATTCATGGGGTTGGCGATCAATTCTTAGATATGAAGCAAAAACAAACTCAAATTGAACAAGCAACTCATGTTCGCATTGAGTGGCGAGCAAGCAGTAGTCAATACTCTACGACCGTCGATAAATTGACGATCATGCTCGAGCGATGAGGTTCCAACTCTTGCGCTTTATCGACTGGTACCTCGTCGGGATAGTTTTAATTTTAGTAGTTGGTGGTGTGGCGATGATCTACAGTCTCACTTTTGCCCGCTCCGGTTCCGAACTCGCTTTCACACAAGGCGCGTTCGTGATTTTGGGCTGGATCACGGCGTCCATTTTGGCAGTTTTTGATTACCGCCGACTGCGTTCGTTCAGTCTGCTATTGTATCTTGCAGTTGGCTTACTGCTCTTGGGCGTTACGTTTTACGGTACGGTCGTTTTCGGTGCGCGTCGCTGGATCGAGATTGGCGCATTCCAACTCCAACCATCTGAATTGTTCAAGCTAGTCGCGGTCATCTTAATTGCCCGAGTCCTCGCCGCTCGCTTTGGCGCGATTCGTTTTAGAGATTTATTTGTTGTTAGTCTCTTATTAGGTCTTCCGATTACTCTAGTGCTGAAACAGCCGGACTTAGGGACAGCCGGTGTTATATTTTTAACGTTCGTAATAATTCTGACGATCGCAAAACTGCCGCGCTCGCTTTGGGTTAGCATCGGCCTAAGCCTGCCCATCCTTATGTTGGCGATTTTTTTGAATCTTAAAGACTATCAAATTGACCGGGTTCAAGTTTTCCTCAATCCTGCGTCCGATCGTTACGGCTCTGGCTATAACGTCCTTCAGTCCTTAATTGCAGTTGGCAATGGCGGTCTGTTTGGTCAGGGACTGGGTCAGGGAACGCAGAGCCAGCTTGATTTTTTACCCGT
The DNA window shown above is from Candidatus Berkelbacteria bacterium and carries:
- a CDS encoding isoleucine--tRNA ligase, yielding MPTSKLQSEKNAIVLAEEKVLDFWRAKKIFQKSLEARKNAERYVFYDGPPFATGTPHYGHILASAIKDAVPRYQTMRGKYVERRWGWDTHGLPIENIVERKLAISGRKEIEKIGIGKFNTAARAQVLEYAREWKKTIERMARWVDFDGSYKTMDNSYIESVWWAFSQLYDKGLIYESTRVLPYCPRCETPVAQSEIAMDNSYKKISDLSVYVALELSDRPGTYLVVWTTTPWTLPGNTAVAIGSDIDYVLVEQGHKQYFVAVFAKEKLFPNSSVIEQKRGRDLVGLSYKPPFDYYLEREFPNKKNAWKIYAASFISNQTGSGLVHIAPAFGEEDMELARTKNLPSIWHVTGQGKFALEVKDFAGFDVKPKNNHQRTDVEIIKYLFAKEILFKKEIVIHPYPHCYRCETPLYYYAIPAWFVKIQAAKPRLEELNEKIHWVPTHLKHGRFLKSMREAPDWNISRNRYWASPLPIWKCPNSHLTIVRSIAHLRELSGLELSDLHRPHIDAVTFACPTCQTETKRVPEVFDCWFESASMPFAAVHYPFENKDWFKANFPADFVVEYIAQTRTWFYYMHVLSTLLFDEAPFRHVVTTGNVLAQDGQKMSKSKQNFPNPWQIFDTYGADALRYYLLASPLMKAEDLNFSETGVLEIYKRNFLRLKNVLSFYSLYPAEIEGQAPNAQSANILDIWILERLQESVSLITNAMEHYELDSAFRPVETLVDDLSVWYLRRSRERLKDDSPGARLTLREALLKMSLLLAPFVPFIAEEIFLQLRSPKDSESVHLADWPVSRSVDQKILDQMATIRQAVSLGLEKRSALNLRVRQPLSSAKIMGLPFKLNEHYAELMRAELNVQNLEWHTGEKLTVELNPLLTDELRVEGLTRDLIHAIQILRKNAQLKPNEQVLIAIHGVGDQFLDMKQKQTQIEQATHVRIEWRASSSQYSTTVDKLTIMLER
- the rodA gene encoding rod shape-determining protein RodA, whose amino-acid sequence is MRFQLLRFIDWYLVGIVLILVVGGVAMIYSLTFARSGSELAFTQGAFVILGWITASILAVFDYRRLRSFSLLLYLAVGLLLLGVTFYGTVVFGARRWIEIGAFQLQPSELFKLVAVILIARVLAARFGAIRFRDLFVVSLLLGLPITLVLKQPDLGTAGVIFLTFVIILTIAKLPRSLWVSIGLSLPILMLAIFLNLKDYQIDRVQVFLNPASDRYGSGYNVLQSLIAVGNGGLFGQGLGQGTQSQLDFLPVIHTDFIFAGMAEAVGFFGSFAFLVLFAALIIRALMISHRAPDAFGSFLAFGIASLWFVQLAINVGMNLGLAPVTGIPLPFISYGGTAIVCNFIALGILESIAIRSQQGYFRTY